A genome region from Anopheles stephensi strain Indian chromosome 2, UCI_ANSTEP_V1.0, whole genome shotgun sequence includes the following:
- the LOC118503551 gene encoding juvenile hormone esterase-like, which translates to MWLCAAVFVGCLYTSLVQAICQVQLDRSTTGIGVQNTTFRKTPYCAYLGVRYGKPPVGKLRFRHSVVHQPSGLQNYTAPGSVCPQFRDTLSTNVVLGEEDCLFANIYSPSVGVASEECTPKAHPVLVFVHGGSYQVGDGERDINGVDLLVDSGILVITFNYRLNMVGFLKSEAHNISGNYGLKDQTTLLRWVQRYITHFGGDPDQVTLMGQSAGGSAVTHHLYIQQSKDLFHRLIALSGSLIAPWSFLFDYQYCTERYMSDLKPHSLEQLQEMDFHDFFLDSEPFRYWFPFASMGTPCFIPVQEQDEIHHDNFTVHMAHESVLNPPVTQVPMLLSETGREFEDLVKRVDRFYFFPNIPLNWTMSTGDAFVSTVNNFAASLVGEGHAKSIEEVIQQIASYGNMKYPMRRLAKHLAQSMNSSIHPIYYMRFEYDGRFGKSKNDFYRDDLENPEYGAMHGDELGYIFTPDVIDKALAAPDEYREEWRIHDRTVELIANFIKRGNPTPTGSELTNITSWIPLNENNSSNTYMNMDRTLEVRQFEEDRYYQYWDKVYNCLYYNVCDEIFEVELVQ; encoded by the exons ATGTGGCTCTGCGCTGCAGTGTTTGTCGGTTGCCTCTATACGAGCCTGGTGCAGGCGATCTGTCAGGTACAGCTCGACCGTTCAACAACGGGCATTGGAGTTCAAAACACCACCTTCAGGAAAACACCGTACTGTGCGTATCTCGGTGTACGGTATGGAAAACCACCGGTTGGGAAGTTAAGATTTCGT CATTCAGTGGTACATCAACCAAGTGGACTTCAAAATTATACAGCGCCGGGTAGTGTGTGTCCACAGTTTCGAGATACGTTGAGTACGAATGTTGTGCTGGGCGAAGAGGACTGCCTGTTTGCCAACATTTATAGCCCaagtgttggtgtggcgtcggaGGAATGCACACCAAAAGCTCACCCCGTATTGGTGTTCGTGCATGGTGGAAGTTATCAAGTTGGAGATGGCGAAAGGGACATAAATGGAGTGGATCTGCTCGTGGACAGC GGCATTCTAGTGATAACATTCAACTATCGTTTGAATATGGTTGGCTTTCTAAAGTCGGAAGCGCACAACATCAGTGGAAACTATGGCTTGAAGGATCAAACCACTCTTCTGCGCTGGGTTCAACGGTACATCACGCACTTCGGAGGAGATCCTGACCAGGTCACTCTGATGGGTCAAAGCGCTGGTGGAAGTGCCGTAACACATCATCTGTACATACAGCAGTCTAAAGATCTGTTTCACCGGCTGATTGCATTGAGCGGATCGCTGATAGCACCGTGGTCATTCCTGTTCGACTATCAGTACTGTACGGAGCGGTACATGAGTGACCTAAAACCACACTCACTGGAACAGCTTCAAGAGATGGATTTTCATGACTTTTTCCTAGACAGTGAACCGTTCAGGTATTGGTTCCCGTTCGCATCGATGGGAACGCCATGCTTCATACCTGTGCAGGAGCAGGATGAGATACATCACGATAACTTCACGGTACATATGGCACATGAATCCGTTTTAAATCCACCGGTAACACAGGTTCCGATGCTACTGAGCGAAACTGGCCGCGAGTTTGAGGATCTAGTGAAGAGAGTGGATCGTTTCTATTTCTTTCCCAATATTCCACTAAATTGGACAATGTCCACTGGCGACGCTTTTGTTTCGACCGTAAACAACTTTGCAGCCTCTCTAGTTGGCGAAGGTCATGCAAAGTCGATAGAGGAGGTGATTCAACAAATTGCGAGCTATGGTAACATGAAATACCCGATGAGAAGATTAGCGAAGCATCTAGCTCAATCGATGAACTCTTCGATCCATCCCATCTACTATATGCGGTTCGAGTATGACGGACGCTTTGGCAAGTCGAAGAACGACTTCTATCGAGATGATTTAGAGAATCCCGAGTACGGAGCGATGCATGGCGACGAGTTGGGATACATTTTTACACCCGATGTGATCGACAAGGCACTGGCGGCACCGGACGAGTATCGGGAAGAGTGGCGAATACACGACCGAACTGTTGAGCTGATAGCAAACTTCATCAAGCGTGG CAATCCAACACCGACAGGAAGTGAGCTGACGAACATTACCTCATGGATACCACTAAACGAGAACAACTCCAGCAACACATACATGAACATGGATCGAACGCTTGAGGTACGCCAGTTTGAGGAGGATAGATACTACCAGTACTGGGATAAAGTGTACAACTGTTTGTATTACaatgtttgtgatgaaattTTTGAAGTAGAGTTAGTCCAATAA